Proteins found in one Bremerella volcania genomic segment:
- the uvrA gene encoding excinuclease ABC subunit UvrA has product MSTLQIEARGVEVHNLKKVDLDIPHRQLIVFCGVSGSGKTSMALDTLYAEGQRRYIESFSAYTRQFLDRLEKPEADRIDNIPPALAVTKVNDTRSSRSTVGTATETTDYLRLLFSKIGNIICPSCNQPITKDTPGRVADHICGAGGSGRMMVAFPVACESDECEGVIEQLREDGFVRAIVAGQTISLTPDEDEALSKRLDSGESISVVVDRLTLESLKIERLRESLETGFAHGDGVCEILLQPQEEGELKGQGSAVEIDGTMWQSLRYSSQLRCEACNLEFIEPDPRLFNFNSPLGACPECEGFGNIIDMDMDLIVPDRRKSIAEGAIAPWNTPAYKHELEELIALAPDYDIPINTPYRDLTEAQVNLIIEGVPEREFGGLKGFFAWLERRKYKMHMRVFLSRWRSFRMCESCRGTRLRPEALAVRVNGKNIAEISSMKIVDALEHFRQLNLSAYESALCRQVLPQVLARLEYLCIVGLGYLALDRSLRTLSGGEAQRVTLTSTLGSSLVNMLYVLDEPTAGLHPSDITRLNEAIIDLRNRGNTVVVVEHEETLIRAADQIVEFGPGAGERGGEIMFQGSPSEIEGDEDSLTGEFLSGHRSVVRKRDRRTATHGRVRLKGARGNNLKNLEVEFPLGVLTVVTGVSGAGKSSLVDQTLYPALCRRKKKENIQSLPYDDVFGDGQIDDVVLVDQGPIGRSPRSNPVTYIKAFDEIRNVFAGTMQARTRNLTASHFSFNVQGGRCESCNGDGHIAIDMQFMADVYVKCPECKGQRYKKEVLEITYRGKSIADVLNMTVREAFVFFRGQPKVQGKLNLLNEVGLDYLRLGQPANTLSSGEAQRLKLAGNLATTKKARTLFLMDEPTTGLHFADIVQLLDCFENLLQIGHSLIVVEHNIHVMMAADYIIDLGPGAADEGGSVVAMGTPEEIAANPDSVTGKHLAAALKNLKA; this is encoded by the coding sequence TTGTCGACATTGCAGATTGAAGCCCGAGGGGTCGAAGTTCACAACCTGAAAAAGGTAGATCTCGACATTCCGCACCGCCAGCTGATTGTCTTCTGTGGGGTGAGTGGAAGCGGAAAAACCAGTATGGCCCTCGATACGCTCTACGCCGAGGGGCAGCGCCGTTATATCGAAAGCTTCTCTGCGTACACTCGGCAATTTCTCGACCGCTTGGAAAAGCCCGAGGCGGACCGGATCGACAACATCCCCCCAGCGCTGGCCGTAACCAAGGTAAACGACACTCGATCCAGCCGGTCTACGGTGGGTACCGCTACCGAAACCACGGATTACCTGCGGCTTCTTTTCAGCAAGATCGGCAACATCATTTGCCCCAGTTGTAACCAGCCTATTACCAAAGACACGCCAGGTCGTGTTGCTGACCATATCTGCGGTGCAGGGGGGAGTGGCCGGATGATGGTCGCATTTCCCGTGGCCTGCGAAAGCGACGAATGCGAAGGGGTCATCGAGCAATTGCGCGAAGATGGCTTCGTCCGGGCAATTGTCGCTGGGCAAACGATTTCCCTAACGCCTGACGAAGATGAAGCTCTCAGCAAACGGCTTGATTCAGGCGAATCGATATCTGTGGTCGTTGACCGCCTGACGCTTGAATCGCTTAAGATCGAACGTCTCCGCGAATCGCTCGAAACCGGCTTCGCGCACGGAGACGGGGTCTGCGAGATTCTGCTCCAACCACAGGAAGAGGGCGAACTGAAAGGGCAGGGGAGTGCCGTCGAAATCGATGGCACCATGTGGCAAAGCCTTCGCTATAGCAGTCAACTTCGCTGCGAGGCATGCAACCTGGAATTCATTGAACCCGACCCGCGACTGTTTAACTTCAACAGTCCCTTGGGGGCATGTCCTGAATGCGAAGGGTTCGGCAACATCATCGACATGGACATGGATCTGATTGTCCCGGATCGTCGCAAATCGATCGCCGAAGGGGCCATCGCTCCCTGGAACACACCTGCCTACAAACACGAGTTGGAAGAGCTGATCGCTTTGGCTCCCGACTATGACATTCCCATCAATACCCCCTACCGTGATTTGACCGAAGCACAGGTCAATTTGATTATTGAAGGCGTACCTGAACGCGAATTCGGGGGCTTGAAAGGCTTCTTCGCCTGGCTCGAACGTCGCAAGTACAAGATGCATATGCGGGTATTCCTCAGCCGCTGGCGAAGCTTTCGCATGTGCGAGTCGTGCCGCGGGACACGCCTGCGTCCCGAAGCGTTGGCCGTTCGCGTTAATGGAAAGAATATCGCCGAGATCTCCTCGATGAAGATCGTGGACGCGCTGGAACACTTCCGCCAATTGAACCTAAGCGCGTACGAGAGCGCCCTTTGCCGCCAGGTACTACCGCAAGTGCTTGCTCGCCTAGAGTATTTGTGTATCGTCGGCCTGGGCTATCTAGCGTTGGATCGCTCGCTGCGGACCTTGAGTGGTGGTGAAGCTCAACGGGTAACGCTCACCAGCACGCTCGGCTCGAGCCTGGTGAACATGCTGTACGTGCTCGACGAACCGACGGCCGGTCTTCACCCGAGCGACATCACCCGGCTTAATGAAGCCATCATCGACTTGCGAAATCGTGGCAATACGGTAGTCGTCGTCGAGCACGAAGAAACGCTCATTCGCGCTGCCGATCAAATCGTTGAATTTGGTCCAGGGGCAGGGGAACGGGGGGGAGAGATCATGTTCCAAGGGTCCCCCTCCGAAATCGAAGGGGACGAAGACAGCCTCACCGGCGAATTCCTCTCCGGCCACCGTAGCGTCGTTCGTAAACGCGACCGCCGCACTGCCACGCACGGGCGAGTTCGCCTGAAGGGCGCGCGAGGCAACAATCTCAAGAACCTGGAAGTCGAGTTTCCGCTTGGTGTTCTCACCGTCGTCACCGGCGTTTCCGGGGCAGGCAAGAGTTCGCTTGTCGATCAGACGCTTTACCCGGCGTTGTGCCGACGCAAGAAGAAGGAAAACATACAAAGTCTGCCATACGACGACGTCTTCGGCGATGGTCAAATTGACGATGTCGTCCTGGTCGATCAGGGCCCCATTGGTCGATCACCACGGTCGAATCCGGTCACCTACATCAAAGCTTTCGACGAAATCCGCAACGTCTTTGCCGGAACGATGCAGGCCCGGACACGCAACCTGACCGCCAGTCACTTCAGCTTCAACGTCCAAGGGGGCCGCTGCGAAAGCTGCAACGGGGACGGGCACATCGCCATCGACATGCAGTTTATGGCCGATGTCTACGTCAAGTGCCCTGAGTGCAAAGGACAACGTTACAAGAAGGAAGTCCTGGAAATCACCTACCGCGGCAAGAGCATTGCCGACGTGTTGAACATGACCGTTCGCGAGGCATTCGTCTTCTTCCGCGGTCAGCCCAAAGTACAAGGCAAGCTGAACCTTCTTAATGAAGTCGGACTCGATTACCTCCGTCTCGGCCAGCCTGCCAATACGCTTTCCAGCGGGGAGGCTCAACGGTTGAAGCTGGCAGGAAACCTGGCGACCACCAAGAAGGCACGCACGCTGTTCCTGATGGACGAACCCACCACCGGCCTGCACTTCGCTGACATCGTGCAGCTATTGGACTGCTTCGAAAACCTGCTACAGATCGGTCACTCGTTGATCGTGGTCGAACACAATATCCACGTGATGATGGCGGCCGACTACATCATCGACCTTGGCCCAGGTGCCGCCGACGAAGGGGGTAGCGTGGTGGCGATGGGAACGCCGGAAGAGATCGCCGCGAATCCCGATTCGGTGACCGGGAAACATCTCGCGGCGGCGCTGAAGAACTTGAAAGCGTAA
- a CDS encoding rhodanese-like domain-containing protein: MSEETSLPIETTCLDVQALKNQNADFVLLDCREQNEFDLVRIDGSTLIPMSEIQDRLGELESHRQRHIVVHCHHGGRSMRVTQWLRQQGFPKVQNMAGGIHAWAQDIDPSMPTY, translated from the coding sequence ATGTCTGAAGAAACCAGCCTGCCGATCGAAACAACCTGCCTCGACGTTCAGGCACTGAAAAACCAAAACGCCGATTTCGTCTTGCTGGATTGCCGGGAACAGAATGAGTTTGATCTGGTCCGGATTGACGGTTCCACGCTTATTCCCATGAGCGAGATTCAAGATCGCCTCGGTGAACTCGAATCTCACCGTCAGCGGCACATTGTCGTGCATTGTCACCACGGCGGCCGCAGCATGCGAGTCACCCAGTGGCTCCGACAGCAGGGTTTTCCCAAAGTGCAGAATATGGCCGGCGGCATTCATGCTTGGGCCCAGGATATCGACCCAAGCATGCCGACGTACTAA
- a CDS encoding DUF481 domain-containing protein, producing the protein MTLASHSRASENASFDGIGLSYFEQTAGEKSDTEFVHYLMPDDELQSSLTSVLELPPLPELPTPKPEVEKPAEAKPEEVEKPKDAKKEEKPEEEEDTYGYFEYVPYGQYYHVDYWFGKATWKNSAELGLNGQTGNTESNSLRVGAKIKREGVATIFSADIRHLRTSDKDGLTQNNAYVKHKLEWPLKIHERWSLFEKTDIEYDAFKAFDMRLVFNGGVSYKPYKTDATDWTLSVGSGFSQEYGSPQKGIIPEATLGSDFSHQITEKQSFQIKFEFFPAFEADQGYRHVTDASYTIALDHGLSLKLSAEDRYDSTPNNRKRNDLDYACLLIWQF; encoded by the coding sequence ATGACGCTAGCGTCGCACTCGCGCGCTTCCGAAAACGCGTCTTTCGATGGGATCGGGCTGAGCTACTTCGAGCAGACCGCGGGCGAAAAGTCGGATACCGAATTTGTCCACTACCTGATGCCTGACGATGAACTGCAATCCTCGCTGACGTCGGTACTAGAGTTACCTCCCCTGCCTGAGCTTCCAACGCCCAAACCGGAAGTAGAAAAGCCTGCCGAGGCCAAGCCGGAGGAAGTCGAAAAACCGAAAGACGCGAAAAAGGAAGAGAAGCCTGAAGAAGAGGAAGACACCTACGGCTATTTCGAATACGTTCCTTATGGTCAGTACTACCACGTCGACTACTGGTTTGGAAAAGCGACGTGGAAAAACAGTGCTGAACTCGGCTTGAACGGCCAAACAGGCAATACGGAATCCAACAGTCTGCGAGTCGGTGCCAAGATCAAACGAGAAGGGGTGGCGACCATCTTTTCCGCAGATATCCGGCACCTACGAACGAGCGACAAAGACGGACTGACGCAGAACAACGCCTACGTGAAACATAAGCTGGAATGGCCGCTGAAGATTCACGAGCGTTGGTCTCTGTTCGAGAAAACCGACATCGAATACGACGCATTCAAAGCTTTCGACATGCGGTTGGTGTTCAACGGTGGTGTCAGCTATAAGCCGTACAAGACGGATGCAACCGATTGGACGTTGTCGGTCGGTTCCGGCTTTTCGCAGGAGTACGGCAGCCCTCAGAAGGGGATCATCCCGGAAGCGACACTCGGCTCGGACTTTTCCCATCAGATTACCGAAAAACAGTCGTTTCAGATCAAGTTTGAATTCTTTCCGGCGTTTGAAGCCGACCAGGGTTACCGCCACGTGACGGACGCGAGCTATACGATCGCCCTGGATCACGGCCTCTCGCTGAAACTCAGCGCAGAGGACCGCTACGACAGTACGCCCAACAATCGCAAACGAAACGACCTGGATTATGCCTGTTTGCTGATCTGGCAATTCTAG
- the ligA gene encoding NAD-dependent DNA ligase LigA, whose amino-acid sequence MSVETDVQELRDQIRYHDRKYYVEATPEISDLEYDKLLSRLKELESQHPELITPDSPTQRIGDAPVPYLEQHEHRIPMLSIDNTYSLDELKKYGERINKLLPDEKIAWVVELKIDGVAVSILYEDGVLTRALTRGNGTVGDDITHNVRTIADVPLKLSGENVPPVLEVRGEIYMTNADLVKLNEKQAEAGQPAYKNTRNVTAGTIRLLDPRIAAERNLRVFCHGVGYAEGLKATSHTEFLEELNSYGLPATPFVQSFVDFDSAIEHCQELIESLHELEFEVDGLVLKVDRFDQRERLGSTSKSPRWLIAYKFEKYEATTKVNNIEVQVGKTGAITPVAILEPVELAETTVSRASLHNAEEIERKDVRIGDVVVVEKAGKIIPHIVRTEKHERKEDLPLFPFPTKCPSCDTPVVKDEGGVYIRCPNWQGCAAQIKERIRYFATRNAMDIEGLGDKLVDMLVDEKLVKTYGDLYRLTSEQIAALPRMGKKSGDKLVAAAIDSKSRGLGRLLNALSIRHVGARGAERLALHFGTIDKLMEASEEEIAEIEDVGGVIAKSVHEFFHSEFGKETIEDLKGVGVSMEAAKRGEEAGPAVFDGMTFVVTGTLEKFTRDEIEELIRARGGKASGSVSKKTSYVVAGEKAGSKLEKAQALGVSVLNEQQFADLLAEKDAAAAE is encoded by the coding sequence ATGTCGGTCGAAACGGATGTTCAAGAGCTGCGGGACCAGATCCGCTACCATGATCGGAAGTACTATGTCGAAGCCACTCCGGAGATTTCAGACCTTGAGTACGACAAGCTTCTCAGCCGGCTAAAAGAACTCGAATCGCAGCATCCTGAGCTGATCACGCCGGATAGTCCAACCCAGCGGATCGGCGATGCCCCGGTTCCCTATTTGGAACAGCACGAGCATCGCATCCCGATGCTTTCGATCGACAACACCTACAGCCTGGACGAACTAAAGAAGTACGGGGAGCGAATCAACAAGCTTTTGCCCGATGAAAAGATTGCCTGGGTTGTCGAGTTGAAAATTGACGGCGTAGCCGTATCGATCCTCTACGAGGATGGCGTACTTACGCGTGCACTTACGCGCGGCAACGGAACGGTCGGGGACGATATTACTCATAACGTTCGTACAATCGCCGACGTGCCACTCAAGCTGTCTGGCGAAAACGTTCCGCCGGTACTGGAGGTACGCGGCGAAATCTACATGACCAACGCTGATCTGGTGAAGCTTAACGAGAAGCAAGCCGAAGCAGGGCAACCGGCCTACAAGAACACGCGTAACGTGACGGCGGGCACGATTCGTTTGCTTGATCCACGTATCGCCGCCGAGCGTAATCTCCGGGTATTCTGCCACGGGGTCGGATACGCCGAAGGACTCAAGGCGACTTCTCATACCGAATTTTTGGAAGAGTTGAACTCGTATGGTTTGCCAGCGACGCCATTTGTGCAATCGTTTGTCGATTTTGATTCCGCGATCGAGCACTGCCAGGAGTTGATCGAGTCACTACATGAGTTGGAGTTCGAGGTTGATGGGCTCGTTCTGAAAGTCGATCGTTTCGACCAGCGAGAACGTCTCGGGTCAACCTCAAAGAGTCCTCGCTGGTTGATTGCTTACAAATTCGAGAAGTATGAAGCGACGACCAAGGTCAACAATATCGAGGTCCAGGTCGGCAAAACGGGAGCCATCACACCGGTTGCGATTCTGGAGCCGGTTGAACTGGCCGAGACGACGGTTTCCCGAGCGAGTTTGCACAACGCGGAAGAGATCGAACGTAAGGATGTGCGGATTGGCGACGTTGTGGTCGTCGAGAAGGCAGGTAAGATCATTCCGCATATCGTTCGTACCGAGAAACACGAACGAAAAGAAGACCTGCCCCTCTTCCCTTTCCCGACCAAGTGCCCTTCATGCGACACGCCTGTGGTCAAGGATGAAGGAGGGGTGTACATTCGATGCCCCAATTGGCAAGGGTGTGCGGCTCAGATCAAAGAACGCATTCGCTATTTTGCCACGCGGAATGCGATGGATATCGAGGGCTTGGGGGACAAACTGGTCGACATGTTGGTCGACGAGAAGTTGGTGAAGACCTACGGCGATCTGTATCGTCTGACTTCGGAGCAAATCGCTGCCTTGCCACGCATGGGGAAGAAGTCAGGCGACAAACTAGTTGCTGCGGCAATCGATAGTAAGTCACGGGGACTTGGCCGTCTATTGAACGCCCTTTCCATTCGCCATGTCGGAGCCCGAGGAGCCGAACGTTTGGCCCTTCACTTCGGGACGATCGACAAATTGATGGAAGCCTCGGAAGAAGAGATAGCGGAAATCGAAGACGTCGGCGGAGTGATTGCCAAGAGCGTCCACGAGTTTTTCCATAGCGAATTCGGAAAGGAAACCATCGAAGATCTCAAAGGGGTCGGTGTCTCGATGGAAGCGGCCAAGCGAGGCGAAGAAGCTGGACCGGCGGTCTTCGATGGAATGACGTTTGTGGTGACAGGCACGCTAGAAAAATTCACTCGGGACGAAATCGAGGAACTGATTCGTGCCCGAGGGGGGAAAGCATCAGGAAGTGTTTCCAAGAAAACGAGTTACGTCGTTGCCGGGGAAAAGGCGGGAAGTAAGCTCGAAAAAGCCCAGGCACTGGGCGTGAGCGTACTGAACGAGCAGCAGTTCGCCGATCTCCTGGCCGAAAAAGACGCAGCCGCTGCCGAGTGA
- a CDS encoding glycosyltransferase family protein, translated as MRVCGFTILRDGVRFGYPFVESIKSVLPLVDRFVIQVGDCSDNSLEVLEAIGDPKIDIEITPWDPAMRKAGEVLAYQTNLAMDRCDGDWFFYIQADEVIHEADYPVIRQAMEENWHKPWIDGIRFRYLHFRGDYNIRDPLGYRRQVRIVRNDPQIRSVGDACGFGKNGHRLRSSLINARVFHYGYVRPPQAMAEKAAQFQQFYVFDKKGNQVRKIKDRPLEEVGEYIYDMQSCVPYKGTHPALMAERIAAKDWETPEFKHVPLWRNKFWWHGRLKKAVPQIFNPKQPRVDHTAKKSDAEMTSTQTESRARAA; from the coding sequence ATGCGCGTTTGTGGATTCACAATTCTGCGAGACGGAGTACGGTTCGGGTACCCGTTTGTTGAGAGTATCAAGTCGGTATTACCCCTGGTCGACCGATTCGTCATTCAAGTCGGGGATTGCTCCGACAATTCGCTCGAAGTTTTGGAAGCGATCGGCGATCCCAAGATCGACATCGAGATCACGCCATGGGACCCCGCCATGCGGAAGGCTGGCGAAGTGCTGGCCTATCAGACCAACTTGGCGATGGATCGCTGCGACGGCGATTGGTTCTTCTATATCCAAGCCGATGAAGTGATCCACGAAGCCGATTACCCTGTCATCCGACAGGCCATGGAAGAGAACTGGCACAAGCCATGGATCGACGGCATTCGCTTTCGGTATTTGCACTTTCGGGGCGACTACAACATTCGGGATCCACTGGGCTATCGTAGGCAGGTTCGTATCGTGCGCAACGATCCGCAGATTCGTAGCGTTGGCGATGCTTGTGGATTTGGAAAGAATGGGCACCGATTGCGATCCAGCCTGATCAATGCCCGCGTCTTTCATTACGGATATGTCCGTCCCCCGCAGGCGATGGCCGAAAAAGCTGCTCAATTCCAGCAGTTCTACGTCTTTGACAAAAAGGGCAATCAGGTCCGTAAGATCAAGGACCGCCCTTTAGAGGAAGTGGGCGAATACATTTACGACATGCAATCGTGCGTTCCGTACAAAGGAACTCACCCTGCGTTGATGGCCGAGCGGATCGCCGCTAAAGACTGGGAAACGCCTGAGTTTAAGCATGTGCCGCTGTGGCGAAATAAGTTCTGGTGGCATGGCCGGTTGAAGAAAGCCGTCCCCCAGATCTTCAATCCCAAGCAGCCACGAGTCGACCATACGGCGAAGAAGTCGGATGCGGAAATGACTTCCACGCAAACAGAATCACGCGCCAGAGCTGCTTAG
- a CDS encoding ThuA domain-containing protein produces MRTLSLAWSCLLLLALSASAFADDAKLKALIVDGQNNHGVWPKTTQMMKSYLESSGKFTVDVATTGKKSTEGFAPNFKDYDVVISNYNGQRWPAATDEAFVEYVKNGGGFVVVHAANNAFGDWDEYNRIIGLGGWGGRNAKSGPYVYFNKDEDLVRDTSQGNGGHHGKQHPFQVVVRDSDHPITAGMPKSWMHAQDELYDQLRGPAENMTVLATAYADPATGGSGRHEPMIMTIDYGKGRIFHTPMGHGDYSMECVGFITTLLRGTEWAATGKVTQAIPNDFPEPNAESKRPYEAGKN; encoded by the coding sequence ATGCGTACCCTGTCGCTGGCCTGGTCTTGTTTGCTTCTGCTGGCACTTTCTGCTTCCGCCTTCGCGGACGATGCCAAGTTGAAGGCCTTAATCGTCGATGGTCAAAATAACCACGGAGTCTGGCCCAAAACGACTCAGATGATGAAGTCGTATCTCGAAAGTTCCGGCAAGTTTACCGTTGACGTGGCAACCACCGGGAAGAAATCCACTGAAGGATTCGCCCCCAATTTCAAAGACTACGATGTCGTCATCAGCAACTACAACGGTCAACGCTGGCCAGCCGCGACCGACGAGGCCTTCGTCGAATATGTGAAAAATGGTGGTGGCTTTGTCGTCGTTCATGCCGCCAACAATGCGTTTGGCGACTGGGACGAGTACAACCGCATCATCGGACTAGGCGGCTGGGGTGGACGCAATGCAAAGAGCGGTCCCTATGTTTACTTCAATAAGGACGAAGATCTCGTCCGAGATACTTCCCAGGGAAATGGGGGACACCACGGTAAGCAGCATCCGTTTCAAGTTGTGGTGCGTGATTCAGACCACCCAATCACGGCGGGAATGCCCAAGTCATGGATGCATGCCCAAGACGAACTTTACGATCAGCTTCGGGGTCCCGCGGAGAACATGACGGTGCTAGCCACCGCCTATGCTGATCCGGCGACCGGTGGAAGTGGGCGTCATGAACCGATGATCATGACCATTGATTATGGCAAAGGCCGGATCTTCCACACTCCCATGGGGCACGGCGATTATTCGATGGAGTGCGTCGGTTTCATTACAACCCTGCTTCGCGGAACCGAGTGGGCCGCCACGGGTAAGGTAACGCAAGCGATTCCGAATGATTTTCCCGAACCGAACGCGGAGTCCAAGCGTCCTTACGAAGCGGGAAAGAACTAA
- a CDS encoding cupin domain-containing protein → MKIQNIDQGDSMKVEMDGVSGCQVKQLISQQDGAPLFAMRQFEVAPGGYTPHHHHPYEHEVYVIAGEGVILENDSPRPIKAGDAILVEPDEVHQFRNTGTSPLKFLCLVPNAANNAQFPPECQQ, encoded by the coding sequence ATGAAGATTCAGAACATCGATCAGGGTGATTCGATGAAAGTCGAAATGGACGGTGTCTCCGGTTGCCAGGTAAAGCAGTTAATCAGCCAGCAGGATGGTGCTCCGCTGTTCGCCATGCGTCAGTTTGAAGTTGCCCCAGGCGGGTACACCCCCCACCACCATCACCCTTATGAGCACGAGGTTTACGTGATTGCCGGGGAAGGTGTCATTCTGGAAAACGACTCGCCGCGCCCGATCAAAGCCGGGGACGCAATTCTGGTCGAGCCGGACGAGGTTCACCAATTTCGCAACACGGGAACCTCACCGCTAAAGTTCTTGTGCCTGGTCCCTAATGCGGCCAACAACGCTCAGTTTCCACCAGAGTGTCAGCAGTAG
- a CDS encoding CCA tRNA nucleotidyltransferase, producing MSMNLEATRTFSIEVIQTLQAAGFQALWAGGCVRDLLLGKPSKDFDVATNATPDEVRDIFGHDRTLPIGASFGVITVQGGKRRGQVEVATFRTDLGYSDGRRPDDVRFSSAEEDAQRRDFTINGMFYDPIQEKVLDYVGGQRDLKNHLVRSIGNPFQRFEEDKLRMLRAVRFSSTFAFDLELQTQRAIREYASHIHVVSAERIAAEMRRMLTDGHRMIAVRMLRDLTLLNEILPEVESTVGHALRWSETYRSLERLPASDFRVAMALLLRYACQNSLLNGNPLKPLQPADNVCSRWKLTNDETKTIQWLLRHERTIRHADQVAWPKLQRLLITDAAPLLIAMGYAVQRASDNSTVGVEYAESCLSLPEEELNPDPLLSGSDLIQAGFKPGPRFQRVLEAVRDEQLEKRLHTTDEALAFAKANWE from the coding sequence ATGAGCATGAATCTCGAAGCAACCCGAACATTTTCGATCGAAGTCATCCAAACGCTTCAGGCAGCCGGTTTTCAGGCTCTGTGGGCAGGGGGGTGTGTACGGGACTTGCTACTGGGAAAGCCGTCGAAGGACTTTGACGTCGCCACCAATGCGACCCCTGACGAGGTTCGCGATATCTTCGGTCACGATCGAACCCTACCAATCGGTGCGTCTTTTGGCGTGATCACGGTTCAGGGGGGCAAGCGTCGCGGCCAGGTGGAAGTTGCGACGTTTCGGACCGATCTGGGATACTCCGATGGTCGTCGGCCTGATGACGTCCGTTTCAGTAGCGCCGAAGAAGATGCCCAGCGGCGCGACTTCACCATCAATGGGATGTTTTACGATCCAATCCAAGAGAAAGTCCTCGATTATGTCGGCGGTCAGCGAGATCTGAAGAATCACCTTGTCCGCAGTATCGGCAACCCTTTCCAGCGATTCGAGGAAGACAAACTGCGAATGCTTCGGGCAGTTCGATTTAGTTCGACGTTCGCCTTTGATCTGGAGCTACAGACCCAGCGCGCCATTCGCGAGTATGCCAGCCATATTCATGTCGTCAGTGCGGAACGCATCGCTGCTGAAATGCGGCGGATGCTGACGGACGGTCATCGTATGATTGCCGTGCGGATGCTACGTGACCTTACTTTGCTCAATGAGATTCTGCCCGAAGTCGAATCCACGGTTGGCCATGCACTGCGGTGGAGCGAGACGTACCGTTCCCTTGAACGTTTGCCCGCAAGTGACTTTCGGGTGGCAATGGCGCTACTACTACGATATGCCTGTCAGAACAGCCTGCTCAACGGTAACCCGCTCAAGCCCCTTCAGCCGGCTGACAATGTGTGTAGTCGCTGGAAATTGACCAACGACGAGACCAAGACCATCCAATGGCTGCTTCGGCACGAGCGCACCATTCGTCACGCGGATCAGGTTGCCTGGCCTAAGCTCCAGCGGTTACTCATTACAGACGCTGCGCCACTATTGATCGCCATGGGGTACGCTGTGCAGCGAGCCAGCGACAATTCAACGGTCGGAGTGGAGTATGCCGAATCATGCCTGAGCCTGCCGGAGGAAGAGTTGAATCCTGATCCGCTTCTTTCCGGTAGCGACTTGATTCAAGCCGGATTCAAACCCGGTCCGCGGTTTCAACGTGTGCTTGAAGCGGTTCGCGATGAGCAACTCGAGAAGCGCCTGCACACCACGGACGAAGCATTGGCTTTCGCCAAGGCCAATTGGGAATAA